The following are encoded together in the Bradyrhizobium sp. CCGUVB1N3 genome:
- the modB gene encoding molybdate ABC transporter permease subunit — MSAITSAEWTAILLSLRVAVIATLVATPFGIALAWLLARRDFWGKSLLDALVHLPLVLPPVVTGYLLLLTFGRRGLVGGFLADYLGIVFAFRWTGAALACGIMSFPLLVRPMRLSIEAIDRRLEQAAETLGAAPWKVFFTVTLPLALPGVLAGMVLGFAKAIGEFGATITFVSNIPGETQTISSAIYSLIQTPDGDAAAGRLVIISIVLALGALIAAEWFARRATARLHGN; from the coding sequence ATGTCCGCGATCACATCGGCCGAGTGGACCGCGATCCTGCTTTCCTTGCGGGTCGCGGTCATCGCGACGCTGGTGGCGACGCCGTTCGGCATCGCGCTGGCATGGCTGCTCGCGCGGCGCGACTTCTGGGGCAAATCGCTGCTCGACGCGCTGGTGCATCTGCCTTTGGTGCTGCCGCCGGTCGTCACCGGCTATCTGCTCTTGCTGACGTTCGGCCGGCGCGGCCTCGTCGGCGGCTTTTTGGCCGACTATCTCGGCATCGTCTTCGCATTCCGCTGGACCGGCGCCGCGCTCGCCTGCGGTATCATGTCGTTTCCGCTGCTGGTGCGCCCGATGAGACTGTCGATCGAGGCGATCGATCGCCGGCTCGAGCAGGCCGCCGAGACGCTCGGCGCCGCGCCCTGGAAAGTCTTCTTCACGGTGACGCTGCCTCTTGCCTTGCCTGGTGTCCTTGCCGGCATGGTGCTCGGCTTTGCCAAGGCGATCGGTGAGTTCGGCGCGACCATCACCTTCGTCTCCAACATTCCCGGCGAGACGCAGACGATCTCGTCAGCCATCTATTCGCTGATCCAGACGCCGGACGGCGACGCCGCGGCGGGCCGGCTCGTGATCATCTCGATTGTGCTCGCGCTCGGCGCGCTGATCGCGGCCGAATGGTTCGCGCGGCGGGCGACCGCGCGGCTGCACGGGAACTGA
- a CDS encoding potassium/proton antiporter → MASLDSVSIAILLGAVLVMAGILSSLLALRFGAPLLLVFLAIGMLAGDSGPGQLQFDDVRTTYLVGSVALALILFDGGLRTRFQSIRAVLAPSVVLATVGVLLTALITAPFAKYALDLNWTESLLVGAVVASTDAAAVFLLVHTQGLRLRPRVGATLEAESGTNDPFAIFLTLMLVEYISLGSSSPGHVFMEFIQEAVLGAIVGVIGGRLVVIALNQVALPQGLHAPFVTTAALVIFGGSQIMHASGFLAVYLAGIIIGNRPTRAHNSVVTFLDAATWLAQIVMFVLLGLLVSPQRLGSSAVPAIGVALVLMLIARPLAVFLCLAPFRFNWREKVFIAWTGLRGAVAIFLASIPMLVGLSKAYLYFDVAFVVVIISLLLQGWTLAPAARRLHVALPRSERGPRRVELDLPGQLEQQLVGYAVRPKSLYFRRGLIPSWSKPTLVIRNENILTPTEADPIAPGDYIYLLAPPEKAESLDRFFVDMQPSTVPDPHLLGDFMVSGEHTLAELAEIYGVKVSEDEGKLTLADYFDIHLDRAPKEGAELALDEIVLVARSISGGRVNVVGLRLPEDEETPEPVTRMQALRRKLADLWTSVAGV, encoded by the coding sequence ATGGCGTCCCTCGACTCGGTCAGCATCGCGATCCTGCTCGGCGCCGTCCTGGTGATGGCGGGCATCCTGTCGAGCCTGCTCGCGTTGCGCTTCGGCGCGCCCCTGCTGCTCGTCTTCCTCGCCATCGGCATGCTGGCCGGTGATTCCGGCCCCGGGCAGTTGCAGTTCGACGACGTGCGAACGACCTATCTGGTCGGCTCGGTGGCGCTGGCGCTGATCCTGTTCGACGGCGGCCTGCGCACACGGTTCCAGAGCATCCGCGCGGTGCTGGCCCCGTCCGTGGTGCTGGCGACCGTCGGCGTGCTGCTGACCGCGCTGATCACGGCGCCGTTTGCAAAATACGCGCTCGACCTCAACTGGACCGAGTCGCTGCTGGTCGGCGCCGTCGTCGCCTCGACCGACGCCGCTGCGGTGTTCCTGCTGGTGCATACGCAGGGCCTGCGCCTGCGTCCACGGGTCGGCGCAACGCTGGAGGCGGAATCCGGCACCAACGATCCCTTCGCGATCTTCCTCACCCTGATGCTGGTCGAATACATCTCGCTGGGGTCGAGCTCGCCGGGTCACGTCTTCATGGAGTTCATCCAGGAGGCCGTGCTGGGCGCGATCGTCGGCGTGATCGGCGGCCGGCTGGTGGTGATCGCGCTCAATCAGGTGGCGCTGCCGCAGGGGCTGCACGCGCCGTTCGTGACGACGGCGGCGCTCGTGATCTTCGGCGGCTCGCAGATCATGCACGCCTCGGGGTTCCTCGCGGTCTATCTCGCCGGCATCATCATAGGCAACCGGCCGACCCGCGCGCATAATTCCGTGGTGACGTTCCTGGACGCCGCGACCTGGCTCGCGCAGATCGTGATGTTCGTGCTGCTCGGCCTGCTCGTCTCGCCGCAGCGGCTCGGCTCCAGCGCCGTGCCCGCGATCGGCGTCGCGCTGGTCCTGATGCTGATCGCGCGGCCGCTCGCGGTGTTCCTGTGCCTTGCGCCGTTCCGCTTCAACTGGCGGGAAAAGGTCTTCATCGCCTGGACCGGCCTGCGCGGCGCGGTCGCGATCTTCCTGGCCTCGATCCCGATGCTGGTCGGGCTGTCAAAGGCCTATCTCTATTTCGACGTCGCCTTCGTGGTCGTCATCATCTCGCTGCTCTTGCAAGGCTGGACGCTGGCGCCCGCCGCGAGGCGGCTGCATGTCGCGCTGCCGCGCAGCGAACGCGGCCCGCGTCGCGTGGAATTGGACCTGCCCGGGCAGCTCGAGCAGCAGCTCGTCGGCTATGCCGTGCGGCCCAAGAGCCTGTATTTCCGCCGCGGCCTGATCCCGTCCTGGTCGAAGCCGACGCTGGTCATCCGCAACGAGAACATCCTGACGCCCACGGAAGCCGACCCGATCGCGCCCGGCGACTACATCTATCTGCTGGCGCCACCGGAAAAGGCCGAGTCGCTCGATCGCTTCTTCGTCGACATGCAGCCGAGCACCGTGCCCGACCCGCATCTGCTCGGCGACTTCATGGTCTCCGGCGAGCACACGCTGGCCGAGCTTGCCGAGATCTACGGTGTCAAGGTGAGCGAGGACGAGGGCAAGCTGACGCTCGCTGATTATTTCGACATCCATCTCGACCGTGCGCCGAAGGAAGGCGCCGAGCTCGCACTCGACGAGATCGTGCTGGTCGCCCGCTCGATCTCCGGCGGCCGCGTCAATGTGGTCGGCCTGCGCCTGCCCGAGGACGAGGAGACGCCCGAGCCGGTGACGAGGATGCAGGCCCTGCGCCGCAAGCTCGCGGATTTGTGGACGTCGGTCGCGGGGGTTTAG
- the mepA gene encoding penicillin-insensitive murein endopeptidase: MSPCRLTPLLLLLVLLTAGGALAQDKGSVNPKPLPPLANPNDPKIAAKELFARKLLPSTGPAHVIGSYVKGCIGGAAQMPLNGDNWQVMRLSRNRNWGHPDMIALIKRLAAKAHKDAGWPGILVGDIGQPRGGPALSGHASHQIGLDADIWLTPMPDHRLSREEREETSAVMMVREDRLDIDPKVFTPGHVLVLRDAAQEPAVQRIFVNPAIKKALCREAKGDRSWLSKIRPWWGHDYHFHIRMHCPPGASECQGQPSQSEDEGCKPSDLDYWFSDGVLHPKPPPEPPKPKPPMTLAQMPAACKAVLHTPDAKP, from the coding sequence ATGAGTCCCTGCCGCCTCACCCCCCTCCTGCTTCTGCTTGTCCTCCTGACCGCCGGCGGCGCGCTGGCCCAGGACAAGGGCAGCGTTAACCCAAAACCGCTGCCGCCGCTCGCCAATCCCAACGACCCCAAGATCGCCGCGAAGGAGCTGTTCGCGCGAAAGCTGCTGCCTTCCACGGGGCCGGCGCATGTCATCGGCTCCTACGTCAAGGGCTGCATCGGCGGCGCGGCGCAGATGCCGCTCAACGGCGACAACTGGCAGGTGATGCGGCTGTCGCGCAATCGCAACTGGGGCCACCCCGACATGATCGCGCTGATCAAGCGCCTTGCGGCCAAGGCGCACAAGGATGCCGGCTGGCCGGGCATCCTGGTCGGCGACATCGGCCAGCCGCGCGGCGGACCTGCGCTGTCAGGCCATGCCAGCCACCAGATCGGTCTCGATGCCGACATCTGGCTGACGCCGATGCCGGACCATCGCCTCTCGCGCGAGGAGCGCGAGGAGACGTCCGCCGTGATGATGGTGCGCGAGGACCGGCTCGACATCGATCCAAAGGTGTTCACCCCTGGCCACGTGCTGGTGCTGCGCGACGCGGCACAGGAGCCGGCGGTGCAGCGCATCTTCGTCAATCCCGCGATCAAGAAGGCACTGTGCCGCGAGGCCAAGGGCGACCGCTCCTGGCTGTCGAAAATCCGGCCGTGGTGGGGCCACGACTATCACTTCCACATCCGCATGCACTGTCCTCCGGGCGCAAGCGAATGCCAGGGCCAGCCGTCGCAATCCGAGGACGAAGGCTGCAAGCCATCCGATCTCGACTACTGGTTCAGCGATGGCGTGCTGCATCCGAAACCGCCGCCGGAGCCGCCCAAGCCGAAGCCGCCGATGACGCTGGCGCAAATGCCCGCCGCCTGCAAAGCCGTGCTGCACACGCCGGACGCCAAGCCGTAA
- a CDS encoding mechanosensitive ion channel family protein, with amino-acid sequence MDLKDLMEFLQTTARSVGAEIASPWFYLQFGLMLAAAGIAWASEAAIRNRIDMTSLAMRWPLPLRHFVRVLVGSASTAVFTFLVIVERVVMVHATWPSRSYLLMVAAKLGLAWLVIRLLTSVLRNAVIVKLVSITAWFVAALSIIGQLDATVDLLDSFGIVLGGLRLTPLLVIKAGALLIIALWLTNIASNFAESRINSTADLTPSVQVLLIKIIRIGLLTVAVVIALDAVGINLSALAVFSGAVGVGIGIGLQKIVANFISGIILLADKSVKPGDLVTIGDNTGRISAMKTRYISVAAGDGREFLVPNEDLVTQKVVNWTYTDKNTLVKIAFGTNYDADPRLVCKLAAETAAAHPRAQKGKPPNSILTEFAEAGMKFSLTFWIADPDGMDNVKSDVMLSLWDAFKREGIRVPYPVREIRVRGGALPVETTVEVPS; translated from the coding sequence ATGGACCTCAAAGACCTCATGGAGTTCTTGCAGACGACGGCGCGCAGCGTCGGCGCCGAGATCGCCTCGCCCTGGTTCTACCTGCAATTCGGGCTGATGCTGGCAGCGGCTGGGATCGCCTGGGCCTCCGAGGCCGCCATCCGCAACCGCATCGACATGACCTCGCTGGCGATGCGCTGGCCGCTGCCGCTTCGCCACTTCGTCCGCGTGCTGGTCGGCAGCGCCTCCACGGCGGTATTCACCTTCCTGGTGATCGTCGAGCGCGTGGTGATGGTCCACGCGACCTGGCCGAGCCGCAGCTATCTCCTGATGGTGGCTGCAAAGCTCGGCCTTGCCTGGCTCGTCATCCGTCTCCTCACCTCGGTGCTGCGCAACGCCGTCATCGTCAAGCTGGTGTCGATCACGGCGTGGTTCGTCGCGGCGCTCTCCATCATCGGCCAACTCGATGCGACGGTCGATCTGCTCGACTCCTTCGGGATCGTGCTCGGCGGATTGCGGCTCACACCGCTTTTGGTGATCAAGGCCGGTGCGCTCCTGATCATCGCGCTCTGGCTTACCAACATCGCGAGCAATTTCGCCGAGAGCCGCATTAACTCCACGGCTGACCTGACGCCGTCGGTGCAGGTGCTGCTGATCAAGATCATCCGCATCGGGCTTTTGACGGTGGCCGTCGTGATCGCGCTCGACGCCGTCGGCATCAACCTCTCGGCGCTCGCCGTGTTCTCCGGCGCTGTCGGCGTCGGTATCGGTATCGGCCTCCAGAAGATCGTCGCGAATTTCATCTCCGGCATCATCCTGCTCGCGGACAAGTCGGTGAAGCCCGGCGACCTCGTCACCATCGGCGACAATACCGGGCGCATCAGCGCGATGAAGACGCGCTATATTTCCGTCGCCGCCGGTGACGGCCGCGAATTCCTGGTGCCGAACGAGGATCTGGTGACGCAGAAGGTCGTCAACTGGACCTACACCGACAAGAACACGCTGGTGAAGATCGCCTTCGGCACCAATTACGACGCCGATCCGCGGCTCGTCTGCAAGCTCGCCGCCGAGACCGCCGCCGCCCATCCGCGTGCGCAGAAAGGCAAGCCGCCGAACAGCATCCTGACCGAATTCGCGGAAGCCGGGATGAAGTTCTCGCTGACCTTCTGGATCGCGGATCCCGACGGCATGGACAACGTCAAGAGCGACGTGATGCTGTCGCTGTGGGACGCGTTCAAGCGCGAGGGCATCCGGGTTCCCTACCCCGTGCGCGAAATTCGCGTCCGCGGCGGCGCGCTGCCGGTCGAAACCACCGTAGAAGTCCCGAGTTGA
- the modA gene encoding molybdate ABC transporter substrate-binding protein: MFRIAGLFTAFVILLGAALSPAVAEDKTITVFAAASMKNALDEIDAAYTAKTGVKFSVSYAASSVLAKQIEQGAPADVFVSADTDWMDYAISKKTINEPTRVNLLGNSIVLIAPKDSKIDDVTIAQGFDLAKLAGDGKIATGDVKSVPVGKYAKAALEKLGAWQAAEPKFAMAESVRAALTLVARGEAALGIVYSTDAKVEPGVKIVGTFPADSHPAIIYPVAATTTAKGETSDYLAFLRSTTAKTILEKYGFKFLISPIT, translated from the coding sequence ATGTTTCGTATTGCCGGACTTTTCACCGCCTTTGTGATCCTGCTTGGCGCGGCCCTGTCGCCTGCGGTCGCCGAGGACAAGACCATCACCGTCTTCGCCGCCGCCTCGATGAAGAACGCGCTCGACGAGATCGACGCCGCCTACACCGCCAAGACCGGCGTCAAGTTTTCGGTGAGCTATGCCGCGAGCTCGGTGCTGGCCAAGCAGATCGAGCAGGGCGCGCCGGCCGACGTGTTCGTCTCCGCCGACACCGACTGGATGGACTACGCAATTTCCAAAAAGACCATCAACGAGCCCACCCGCGTCAACCTGCTCGGCAACAGCATCGTGCTGATCGCGCCGAAGGATTCGAAAATCGACGACGTCACGATCGCCCAGGGTTTCGACCTCGCAAAGCTCGCCGGTGACGGCAAGATCGCGACCGGAGACGTGAAGTCGGTGCCGGTCGGCAAATATGCCAAGGCGGCGCTGGAGAAGCTCGGGGCCTGGCAGGCCGCCGAGCCGAAATTCGCGATGGCCGAGAGCGTGCGCGCCGCGCTGACGCTGGTGGCGCGTGGTGAGGCCGCGCTCGGCATCGTCTATTCGACCGACGCCAAGGTCGAGCCGGGCGTCAAGATCGTCGGCACCTTCCCGGCCGATTCGCATCCCGCGATCATCTATCCGGTCGCCGCGACCACGACCGCGAAGGGCGAGACCTCTGACTATCTCGCCTTCCTCCGCTCGACGACGGCCAAGACGATCCTCGAGAAGTACGGATTCAAGTTCCTGATCAGCCCCATAACTTGA
- a CDS encoding bifunctional transcriptional activator/DNA repair enzyme AdaA, with protein MAKALAHRQTLPPHLDWETCDRARLARVRAFDGLFFSGVRSTRIYCRPVCPVRPARSENVTFYATAAAAERAGFRPCLRCRPETAPGSPAWMGTATTVARGMRLINDGFLDGASMTELAEALGVGPRHLLRLFMRHAGASPSEIAATRRVQEAKRLIDQTDMTLAQIAFAAGFGSVRRFNDAFAATYKRPPTSFRRRR; from the coding sequence ATGGCGAAGGCTTTGGCGCATCGGCAGACGCTGCCACCTCATCTCGACTGGGAGACCTGCGACCGGGCGCGGCTGGCGCGTGTCCGCGCATTCGACGGCCTGTTCTTCTCGGGCGTTCGCTCGACGCGCATCTACTGCCGGCCGGTCTGTCCGGTTCGCCCGGCGCGCTCCGAGAACGTCACCTTCTATGCGACCGCAGCCGCCGCCGAGCGTGCCGGCTTTCGCCCGTGCCTGCGCTGCCGGCCCGAAACGGCGCCGGGCTCTCCGGCCTGGATGGGGACAGCGACCACCGTTGCGCGCGGGATGCGCCTGATCAACGATGGCTTTCTCGATGGGGCGTCCATGACGGAGCTTGCCGAAGCCCTTGGCGTCGGGCCGCGCCATCTGCTGCGCCTGTTCATGCGCCATGCCGGCGCGAGCCCGAGCGAGATTGCGGCGACGCGCCGTGTGCAGGAAGCCAAGCGCCTGATCGACCAGACCGACATGACATTGGCGCAGATCGCCTTCGCGGCCGGCTTCGGCAGCGTGCGGCGCTTCAACGATGCGTTTGCGGCGACCTACAAGCGGCCACCGACGTCATTCCGCCGCCGGCGATAG
- a CDS encoding tetratricopeptide repeat protein, with amino-acid sequence MRPTDWKFCSALFAAMMLLSLSAAAGEQCDSPQDPEAAIVDCTQSINSGQWKGSHLAAFYTNRAAAYHAKGELDRAMADLNEAIRLDPKLAMAFQNRGSAYHDKGDNDRAIADYSEAIRLDPKHGNAFVGRGIAFNDRGDNDRAIVDFNEAIRLDPKSAMAFVNRGNAFNDKGDHDRAIADFNEAIRLDPKRAKAFVNRGNAYSDKGDNDRAIADYSEAIRLDPKLARAFQNRGSAYHDKGDNDRAIVDYGEAIRLDPKHVKAFLGRGRAFRDKGDHDRAIADYSEAIRLDPKKISAFVGRGLAYRAKGDSDRAIADFSEAIRLDPKEANIFVIRGIAYHAKGDDGRAMADYNEAIRLDPGSYMAYVLRGRSYFLAGSAEKALSDFSRASANAPENAYSALWLDIASRRNNLPSRLAQASSKVDMTVWPAPVIRLFMDQMTPAAVLAAIDDPDAAKKKDKVCEVHFYSGELALTKGLKDEATRLFRQVVSDCPQDFDERDAAIAELKALGAAP; translated from the coding sequence ATGAGGCCCACGGATTGGAAATTCTGCAGCGCGCTTTTTGCCGCCATGATGCTCTTGAGCCTTTCAGCCGCTGCCGGGGAGCAGTGTGACAGTCCGCAAGACCCCGAGGCTGCGATCGTTGACTGCACGCAGAGCATCAATTCGGGGCAATGGAAGGGCTCCCATCTCGCGGCTTTCTACACCAATCGAGCTGCGGCCTATCACGCCAAGGGCGAGCTCGACCGTGCCATGGCCGATCTGAATGAGGCGATCCGGCTCGATCCCAAATTGGCCATGGCCTTCCAGAATCGAGGTAGCGCCTACCACGACAAGGGCGACAACGACCGCGCCATCGCCGACTACAGTGAGGCAATCCGACTCGATCCCAAGCACGGCAACGCTTTCGTCGGTCGAGGTATCGCCTTCAACGACAGGGGCGACAACGACCGCGCTATCGTCGACTTCAACGAGGCGATCCGGCTTGATCCCAAATCCGCGATGGCCTTCGTCAATCGAGGTAACGCCTTCAACGACAAGGGCGACCACGACCGCGCCATCGCCGATTTCAACGAGGCGATCCGTCTCGATCCCAAACGCGCCAAGGCCTTCGTCAATCGAGGTAACGCCTACAGCGACAAGGGCGACAATGATCGCGCCATCGCTGACTATAGTGAGGCGATCCGGCTCGATCCAAAACTCGCCAGGGCCTTCCAAAATCGAGGTAGCGCCTATCACGACAAGGGTGACAACGACCGTGCCATCGTCGACTACGGCGAGGCAATCCGGCTCGATCCCAAGCACGTCAAGGCCTTCCTCGGTCGAGGCAGGGCCTTCCGCGACAAGGGCGACCACGACCGCGCCATCGCCGACTACAGCGAGGCGATCCGACTCGATCCCAAGAAAATCAGCGCCTTCGTCGGTCGAGGCCTCGCGTATCGCGCCAAGGGCGACAGCGACCGTGCCATCGCCGACTTCAGTGAGGCGATCCGGCTCGATCCCAAAGAGGCCAACATCTTCGTCATTCGAGGCATCGCTTATCACGCCAAGGGCGACGACGGCCGCGCTATGGCCGACTACAATGAGGCGATCCGGCTCGATCCGGGATCCTACATGGCCTACGTTCTCCGGGGGCGTTCATATTTCCTTGCCGGTTCAGCCGAAAAGGCGCTGTCCGATTTCAGCCGGGCAAGTGCGAATGCACCGGAAAATGCCTATTCGGCGTTGTGGCTCGATATCGCCAGTCGGCGGAACAATCTCCCGAGCCGTCTGGCGCAAGCCAGCTCCAAGGTCGACATGACCGTCTGGCCGGCGCCCGTCATCAGATTGTTCATGGACCAGATGACGCCTGCTGCCGTCCTTGCTGCCATAGACGATCCGGACGCCGCCAAGAAGAAGGACAAGGTGTGCGAGGTCCATTTCTACAGTGGGGAGCTTGCGCTGACGAAGGGGTTGAAGGATGAGGCAACTCGCCTTTTCCGTCAGGTCGTAAGCGATTGCCCGCAGGATTTCGACGAGCGGGATGCCGCCATTGCTGAACTGAAGGCGCTTGGCGCAGCCCCGTGA
- a CDS encoding DMT family transporter has protein sequence MFEIGLLLLLSLIWGSSFTLIKVAIPTIPPFTMVAVRVTIAAILLILIARTQGHALPREGSVWAAFFVQGLLQSAAPFTLISWGEIHIASGLAGVLNATPPMFVLVITLMTGRGRQAISGQKIVGVGLGLAGVAVTMGMDALSGIGTAAPLAQMAVLGASLCYAVAPIWGQRFSNLPAIVTAAGAMSCAAILMLPTAAVLERPWTLAPPPAQAIAAVIVLAMVCTAFAMVIYFRLIHTIGPLGTTSGSYLRAGFAVALGTAWLGERFTWSIAAGMALILAGVVAVTVPLPARNSGKPPG, from the coding sequence ATGTTCGAGATCGGCCTCCTGCTGCTTCTCTCGCTGATCTGGGGCAGCTCGTTCACGCTGATCAAGGTCGCGATCCCCACGATTCCGCCCTTCACGATGGTCGCCGTGCGGGTGACGATCGCGGCCATCCTCCTGATCCTGATCGCTCGGACGCAGGGACACGCCCTTCCCCGCGAGGGCTCGGTGTGGGCAGCTTTTTTCGTGCAGGGGCTGCTGCAAAGCGCAGCTCCGTTCACCCTGATCAGCTGGGGCGAGATACATATCGCGAGCGGCCTTGCCGGCGTGCTCAATGCGACCCCGCCGATGTTCGTGCTGGTGATCACGCTGATGACCGGGCGCGGACGACAGGCGATCAGCGGCCAGAAGATCGTCGGCGTCGGTCTCGGCCTTGCGGGCGTCGCCGTGACGATGGGCATGGATGCGCTGTCCGGGATCGGTACGGCGGCGCCACTCGCCCAGATGGCCGTGCTCGGCGCGAGCCTGTGCTACGCGGTCGCGCCGATATGGGGCCAGCGGTTCTCGAACCTCCCCGCGATCGTCACCGCAGCCGGGGCCATGAGCTGCGCCGCGATCCTGATGCTCCCCACCGCTGCCGTGCTCGAACGCCCCTGGACGCTGGCGCCGCCGCCGGCACAGGCGATCGCGGCGGTGATCGTGCTCGCGATGGTCTGCACGGCCTTCGCGATGGTGATCTATTTCCGGCTGATCCACACTATCGGCCCGCTCGGCACGACCAGCGGAAGCTATCTACGCGCAGGCTTCGCGGTGGCGCTCGGCACCGCATGGCTCGGCGAGCGCTTCACCTGGTCGATTGCCGCCGGAATGGCGCTCATTCTCGCCGGCGTGGTCGCCGTCACGGTGCCCCTGCCGGCGCGAAACAGTGGGAAACCTCCGGGCTGA
- the modC gene encoding molybdenum ABC transporter ATP-binding protein yields the protein MLRVDVEKQLGEFSLHASFASEGRVTGLFGASGSGKTTLVNMIAGLLRPDRGTIVIDGDVLDDTAAGIHVPAYRRRIGYVFQDARLFPHLNVAQNLDYGRRMNRLAHDPAQEKRVVDLLDIGALLDRRPGKLSGGERQRVALGRALLSKPRLLLLDEPLGALDEGRKLEILPYLVRLRDEANVPMVYVSHDAAELRQLATQIVMLRHGRVTSFGGVKVLT from the coding sequence ATGCTGCGCGTCGACGTCGAGAAACAGCTCGGTGAGTTCTCGCTTCACGCCTCCTTCGCGAGCGAGGGCCGCGTCACCGGCCTGTTTGGCGCATCGGGTTCCGGCAAGACCACGCTCGTGAACATGATCGCGGGCCTCTTGCGGCCCGATCGCGGCACGATCGTCATCGACGGCGATGTTCTCGACGACACCGCCGCCGGCATCCACGTGCCGGCCTACCGCCGGCGTATCGGCTACGTGTTTCAGGATGCGCGGCTGTTTCCCCATCTGAACGTCGCGCAGAACCTCGACTATGGCCGGCGCATGAACCGGCTGGCGCATGATCCTGCGCAGGAGAAGCGTGTCGTCGATCTGCTCGACATCGGCGCCCTGCTCGACCGCCGGCCCGGAAAGCTTTCCGGCGGCGAACGCCAGCGCGTCGCGCTTGGGCGCGCGCTGCTGTCCAAGCCGCGGCTGCTTCTGCTCGACGAGCCGCTCGGTGCGCTGGACGAAGGCCGCAAGCTCGAGATCCTGCCCTACCTGGTGCGGCTGCGCGACGAGGCCAATGTCCCCATGGTCTATGTCAGCCACGACGCCGCCGAGCTGCGCCAGCTCGCCACCCAGATCGTCATGCTGCGCCATGGCCGCGTGACGTCGTTCGGCGGGGTGAAGGTGCTGACGTGA
- the map gene encoding type I methionyl aminopeptidase produces the protein MSYVEATDTSLRKTGQIKLHGPNAFVGMRKAGALVAKCLDELTDIVGPGVPTSRIDEFVREFAFSHGAYPATLMYRGYRYSTCTSLNHVVCHGMPGDRPLKEGDIVNIDVTFIVDGWYGDSSRMYAIGPIARKAERLIEVTYEAMMRGIAAVKPGATTGDIGHAIQSFVEPQGMSVVRDFCGHGLGRMFHDEPNIIHIGRPGEGVQLKPGMFFTIEPMINLGKPHVKILSDGWTAVTRDRSLSAQFEHSVGVTATGVEIFTLSERHGEKQIG, from the coding sequence ATGAGCTACGTCGAAGCCACCGATACTTCCTTGCGCAAGACCGGACAAATCAAGCTGCATGGCCCGAATGCGTTCGTCGGCATGCGCAAGGCAGGCGCGCTGGTGGCCAAGTGTCTCGACGAGCTGACCGACATCGTCGGCCCCGGCGTGCCGACCTCGCGCATCGACGAGTTCGTCCGCGAGTTCGCCTTCAGCCACGGCGCCTATCCGGCGACGCTGATGTATCGCGGCTATCGCTACTCGACCTGCACCTCGCTCAACCACGTTGTCTGCCACGGCATGCCCGGCGACCGGCCGCTGAAGGAAGGCGACATCGTCAACATCGACGTCACCTTCATCGTCGACGGCTGGTACGGCGACTCCAGCCGGATGTATGCGATCGGCCCGATCGCGCGTAAGGCCGAGCGGCTGATCGAAGTGACCTATGAGGCGATGATGCGCGGCATCGCCGCCGTAAAGCCCGGCGCCACCACCGGCGATATCGGCCACGCCATCCAGAGCTTCGTCGAGCCGCAGGGCATGAGCGTGGTGCGCGATTTCTGCGGCCACGGCCTGGGGCGCATGTTCCACGACGAGCCGAACATCATCCATATCGGCCGGCCCGGCGAGGGCGTGCAGCTCAAGCCCGGCATGTTCTTCACCATCGAGCCGATGATCAATCTCGGCAAGCCGCATGTGAAGATCCTGTCCGACGGCTGGACCGCGGTGACCCGCGACCGCTCGCTGTCGGCGCAGTTCGAGCACTCCGTCGGCGTCACCGCCACGGGCGTCGAGATCTTCACGCTGTCGGAGCGGCACGGCGAGAAGCAGATCGGGTGA